One genomic region from Cellulomonas fengjieae encodes:
- a CDS encoding FAD-binding and (Fe-S)-binding domain-containing protein translates to MVDDSTRRRAEYSTDASNYRVVPQVVAFPQDPDDVLAALEVTRALGVPLTARGGGTSVAGNAVGTGVVLDFSRHVNRILEIDPDARTARIEPGVIMASLQKAAAPHGLRFGPDPSTQARATLGGMIGNNACGPRAVAYGRTADNVLALDVVDGTGRRFEAGAGPGALDVVPGLDALVRAHLDVMRTELGRFGRQVSGYSLEHLLPEKGTDLAKALVGTEGTVATLLGATVRLVPVAAAPVLVVLGYPDMPSAADAVPALLAHAPLAIEGMDSRLVDVVRRVRGAAAVPQLPAGGGWLMVEVGGDTLDEALGRAHALAASSGTSAVGLFPPGPEAAAMWRIREDGAGLGGRTPSGEQAWPGFEDSAVPPERLGAYLRELEALMASHAVDGLAYGHFGDGCVHLRLDIPLERSGDPLRAFMTDAATLVASHGGSLSGEHGDGRARSELLPVMYSPQAIDLFGAFKDLLDPRDLLNPGVLVRPRPLDADLRRPWARPLLADGHGFSFAHDAGDLTTAVHRCVGVGKCRADSTATGGFMCPSYLATKDEKDSTRGRARVLQELANGTLVTGGWGSPEVHESLDLCLSCKACSSDCPAGVDMAQYKSEVLHRTYRGRRRPITHYLLGWLPRWARLVTGVPGLAALANAALGVRPVAKVVLAGGGMDARRQMVTFARQPFRAWVRAQGRGSVTLTRSARGSERRDDQMLGHNEVESADVRAGERPDDHVLGRPGEGPGGTGTGGRKPQVVLWTDSFSDTLSPSVAQAAVAVLADAGYEVLVPQENACCGLTWITTGQLDGARRRLTHLLGVLGPFAVNGIPIVGLEPSCTAVLRSDLRDLLPDDPRAVAVARETRTLAELLTAPSPIGPGDRWRVPDLSDVTAVVQPHCHHHSVMTWTADRRLLTDAGAQFSALAGCCGLAGNFGMEKGHYEVSVAVAENALLPALRAAGPGDVYLADGFSCRTQADHLAGVQGMHLAELLAAHLPARTPTA, encoded by the coding sequence ATGGTCGACGACAGCACGCGCCGACGCGCCGAGTACTCCACCGACGCGTCCAACTACCGGGTCGTGCCGCAGGTCGTCGCGTTCCCGCAGGACCCCGACGACGTGCTCGCCGCGCTGGAGGTCACCCGGGCGCTGGGCGTGCCGCTGACCGCACGCGGCGGCGGGACCTCGGTGGCGGGCAACGCGGTGGGCACCGGCGTGGTGCTCGACTTCTCCCGGCACGTCAACCGGATCCTCGAGATCGACCCCGACGCCCGGACCGCCCGGATCGAGCCCGGCGTCATCATGGCCAGCCTGCAGAAGGCCGCGGCTCCGCACGGCCTGCGGTTCGGCCCCGACCCGTCGACGCAGGCGCGCGCGACGCTCGGCGGGATGATCGGCAACAACGCGTGCGGACCCCGCGCGGTCGCCTACGGCAGGACCGCCGACAACGTGCTCGCGCTCGACGTGGTGGACGGCACCGGCCGGCGGTTCGAGGCCGGTGCCGGTCCCGGCGCGCTCGACGTCGTCCCGGGTCTCGACGCGCTCGTCCGCGCGCACCTCGACGTCATGCGCACCGAGCTGGGCCGTTTCGGCCGGCAGGTCTCGGGGTACTCGCTCGAGCACCTGCTGCCGGAGAAGGGCACCGACCTGGCCAAGGCCCTGGTCGGGACGGAGGGGACCGTCGCCACCCTGCTCGGTGCCACCGTGCGGCTGGTGCCGGTCGCCGCGGCGCCGGTGCTGGTGGTGCTCGGCTACCCCGACATGCCGTCGGCCGCCGACGCGGTCCCCGCCCTGCTCGCGCACGCGCCGCTCGCGATCGAGGGCATGGACTCCCGGCTGGTGGACGTGGTCCGGCGGGTGCGTGGCGCGGCGGCCGTCCCGCAGCTGCCGGCGGGCGGCGGCTGGCTCATGGTCGAGGTGGGCGGTGACACGCTGGACGAGGCCCTGGGCCGGGCGCACGCGCTCGCCGCCTCCTCGGGGACGTCGGCCGTCGGCCTGTTCCCGCCCGGACCCGAGGCCGCCGCGATGTGGCGCATCCGCGAGGACGGGGCGGGTCTGGGCGGGCGCACACCGTCCGGGGAGCAGGCGTGGCCGGGGTTCGAGGACTCGGCCGTGCCGCCGGAGCGGCTCGGCGCGTACCTGCGCGAGCTCGAGGCGCTGATGGCGTCGCACGCGGTCGACGGCCTGGCGTACGGGCACTTCGGCGACGGGTGCGTGCACCTGCGTCTCGACATCCCGCTGGAGCGCTCCGGGGACCCGCTGCGCGCGTTCATGACCGACGCGGCGACGCTCGTGGCGAGCCACGGGGGCTCGCTGTCCGGCGAGCACGGCGACGGCCGCGCGCGCTCGGAGCTGCTGCCCGTCATGTACTCCCCGCAGGCGATCGACCTGTTCGGCGCCTTCAAGGACCTGCTCGACCCGCGCGACCTGCTCAACCCCGGGGTGCTGGTGCGTCCGCGCCCGCTCGACGCCGACCTGCGCCGACCGTGGGCCCGCCCGCTGCTGGCCGACGGTCACGGGTTCTCGTTCGCGCACGACGCCGGCGACCTGACCACGGCGGTGCACCGGTGCGTCGGCGTCGGCAAGTGCCGCGCGGACAGCACCGCGACCGGCGGGTTCATGTGCCCGTCGTACCTGGCGACGAAGGACGAGAAGGACTCCACCCGCGGCCGCGCGCGCGTGCTGCAGGAGCTGGCCAACGGCACCCTGGTGACGGGCGGCTGGGGCTCGCCGGAGGTGCACGAGTCGCTCGACCTGTGCCTGTCCTGCAAGGCGTGCTCGTCGGACTGCCCCGCCGGGGTGGACATGGCGCAGTACAAGTCCGAGGTGCTGCACCGCACCTACCGCGGGAGGCGCCGCCCGATCACCCACTACCTGCTCGGCTGGCTGCCCCGCTGGGCGCGTCTGGTGACCGGCGTCCCCGGCCTGGCGGCGCTGGCCAACGCGGCGCTCGGCGTCCGCCCGGTGGCCAAGGTCGTGCTGGCCGGCGGTGGCATGGACGCGCGCCGCCAGATGGTGACGTTCGCACGGCAGCCGTTCCGGGCCTGGGTCCGCGCGCAGGGCCGCGGCAGCGTCACCCTCACCCGCAGCGCCCGAGGAAGTGAGCGCCGGGACGACCAGATGCTCGGACACAACGAGGTCGAGAGCGCGGACGTCCGAGCGGGCGAGCGCCCCGACGACCACGTCCTCGGACGTCCGGGCGAGGGGCCCGGGGGCACGGGGACCGGGGGGCGCAAGCCGCAGGTCGTGCTGTGGACCGACTCGTTCTCCGACACGCTCTCGCCGTCGGTGGCCCAGGCGGCGGTCGCCGTGCTCGCCGACGCGGGCTACGAGGTGCTCGTCCCGCAGGAGAACGCCTGCTGCGGGCTCACCTGGATCACGACCGGCCAGCTCGACGGGGCCCGGCGCCGGCTCACGCACCTGCTCGGCGTGCTCGGCCCGTTCGCGGTCAACGGCATCCCCATCGTCGGTCTGGAGCCGTCGTGCACCGCGGTCCTGCGCTCCGACCTGCGCGACCTGCTGCCGGACGACCCCCGTGCGGTCGCGGTCGCCCGGGAGACCCGCACCCTGGCCGAGCTCCTCACCGCGCCCAGCCCCATCGGCCCCGGCGACCGCTGGCGGGTGCCGGACCTGTCCGACGTCACCGCGGTCGTGCAGCCGCACTGCCACCACCACTCGGTGATGACGTGGACCGCCGACCGCCGGCTGCTCACCGACGCGGGCGCCCAGTTCTCCGCGCTCGCGGGCTGCTGCGGGCTGGCCGGGAACTTCGGCATGGAGAAGGGGCACTACGAGGTGTCGGTCGCGGTCGCGGAGAACGCGCTGCTGCCCGCGCTGCGTGCCGCCGGTCCGGGCGACGTCTACCTGGCGGACGGCTTCTCGTGCCGCACGCAGGCCGACCACCTGGCCGGCGTGCAGGGTATGCACCTGGCCGAGCTCCTCGCCGCGCACCTGCCGGCCCGCACGCCCACCGCCTGA
- a CDS encoding restriction system modified-DNA reader domain-containing protein, with translation MPLFELDDGRPRLVQPMQPLTGSFAQECAALLTHHLAALAGEPLFAVRSRTGAPDHADLPELLALDAAGHPVVIDVAQVVDDDAVISALRHAGAAARMTTTDLARAYHPDPSRFAVDFAAFREQAAFGTHTTRREGVRLVLLCSEVAAEAGDTLGFLRSPGRHVDVLQVGVVRGVDDRRLLDVSPLATYEGARRSVEPTALRLVRSSEGFTAGVPYEPHVPAGPTRTPATGELRAVTPPPATPEPPAPTRLRAPATEPTPQPAADKPRGSTTVHEAPTTLTPVVGLRSAADQTTPRTPPRDRDDVLGARPSAAPSPPLPISSSFPTMNPPRLRPPAPTTTANPRVPPPAPPAPTPQAAQTQVFAPVREPRSDVVPQAVPELATLAKSRRAITTLVWVRARRGQRLLAVLRTDGLIELPSGEVFADPDEAASAAVTAENPVDGWRTWRLGEGGPTLAEATGILRP, from the coding sequence ATGCCTCTCTTCGAGCTCGACGACGGCCGACCGCGCCTCGTCCAGCCGATGCAGCCCCTGACCGGATCGTTCGCGCAGGAGTGCGCCGCCCTCCTGACCCACCACCTCGCCGCCCTCGCCGGTGAGCCGCTCTTCGCGGTCCGGTCCCGCACGGGTGCGCCCGACCACGCGGACCTTCCCGAGCTGCTCGCGCTCGACGCCGCGGGGCACCCCGTGGTCATCGACGTGGCGCAGGTGGTCGACGACGACGCGGTCATCTCCGCCCTGCGGCACGCCGGCGCGGCCGCCCGGATGACGACCACGGACCTGGCCCGCGCGTACCACCCCGACCCCAGCCGGTTCGCGGTCGACTTCGCGGCGTTCCGCGAGCAGGCGGCGTTCGGCACGCACACCACCCGGCGGGAGGGCGTGCGCCTGGTGCTGCTGTGCTCGGAGGTCGCCGCCGAGGCGGGCGACACGCTCGGCTTCCTGCGCAGCCCCGGCCGGCACGTCGACGTCCTGCAGGTCGGCGTGGTCCGCGGGGTCGACGACCGACGCCTGCTCGACGTGTCGCCGCTGGCGACGTACGAGGGCGCCCGGCGCTCCGTGGAGCCGACGGCACTGCGGCTCGTCCGTTCGAGCGAGGGGTTCACCGCGGGTGTGCCGTACGAGCCGCACGTGCCCGCGGGACCGACTCGCACGCCGGCGACGGGGGAGCTGCGCGCCGTCACGCCGCCGCCGGCCACCCCCGAGCCGCCCGCTCCCACCCGCCTGCGCGCGCCCGCGACCGAGCCGACGCCACAGCCCGCCGCCGACAAGCCACGAGGGTCCACGACCGTGCACGAGGCGCCGACCACGCTGACGCCCGTGGTCGGGCTGCGGTCCGCCGCCGACCAGACGACGCCGCGCACCCCGCCCAGAGACCGCGACGACGTGCTGGGCGCGCGGCCGTCCGCGGCGCCGTCGCCGCCGCTGCCCATCTCCTCGAGCTTCCCGACGATGAACCCGCCCCGGCTGCGACCGCCGGCGCCCACCACGACGGCCAACCCGAGGGTCCCGCCGCCCGCCCCACCGGCACCCACACCCCAGGCGGCGCAGACGCAGGTCTTCGCCCCCGTGCGCGAGCCGCGGTCCGATGTCGTCCCGCAGGCGGTCCCGGAGCTGGCCACGCTGGCCAAGAGCCGCCGTGCGATCACGACCCTGGTCTGGGTCCGCGCGCGCCGCGGTCAGCGGCTGCTTGCCGTGCTGCGCACCGACGGGCTGATCGAGCTGCCGTCGGGTGAGGTGTTCGCCGATCCCGACGAGGCCGCGTCGGCCGCCGTGACCGCCGAGAACCCGGTCGACGGCTGGCGCACGTGGCGGCTCGGCGAGGGCGGCCCGACCCTCGCGGAGGCGACCGGCATCCTGCGTCCCTGA
- a CDS encoding alpha/beta hydrolase — protein sequence MSAEWGPDILGPDYRVRTLELRPDDEGDVVASLVRYAPPLADPVRPSRAVLYIHGWSDYFFQTGLAEYWQSRGAAFYALDLRKYGRSLRPGQTPGYVDDLATYDEEIEAALDVIAGDLGSRARVMINAHSTGGLVAALWADRHPGALSGLVLNSPYLELQGSSAVRHISAPAIAQIARFQPKAPLPNIDPGYYSRTLSSQSGGEWTYNTAWRPTPSFPVRAGWLLAVMAGHARVARGLSIPQPILMCASSRSVISPRWSEDMRHADVVLDVELLARRAVQLGPCVTIVRIRGGVHDLTLSPEPVRTRFYAEIDRWVAAYGWG from the coding sequence GTGAGCGCGGAGTGGGGCCCCGACATCCTGGGCCCCGACTACCGCGTCCGCACGCTCGAGCTGAGGCCCGACGACGAGGGCGACGTCGTGGCCAGCCTGGTCCGGTACGCACCCCCGCTCGCCGACCCGGTGCGCCCCTCCCGCGCCGTCCTGTACATCCACGGCTGGTCGGACTACTTCTTCCAGACCGGGCTGGCCGAGTACTGGCAGAGCCGGGGAGCCGCGTTCTACGCCCTGGACCTGCGCAAGTACGGTCGCAGCCTGCGGCCCGGGCAGACGCCCGGGTACGTCGACGACCTCGCCACCTACGACGAGGAGATCGAGGCCGCGCTCGACGTCATCGCCGGCGACCTCGGGTCGCGCGCGCGGGTGATGATCAACGCGCACTCGACGGGTGGCCTGGTCGCGGCGCTGTGGGCCGACCGGCACCCCGGAGCGCTCAGCGGCCTGGTGCTCAACAGCCCGTACCTCGAGCTGCAGGGGTCGTCGGCGGTGCGCCACATCAGCGCCCCCGCGATCGCGCAGATCGCCCGGTTCCAGCCCAAGGCGCCGCTGCCCAACATCGATCCCGGCTACTACTCGCGCACCCTGAGCAGCCAGAGCGGGGGCGAGTGGACCTACAACACGGCGTGGCGGCCGACGCCGTCGTTCCCGGTCCGGGCCGGGTGGTTGCTCGCCGTGATGGCGGGGCACGCGCGGGTGGCGCGGGGGCTGTCGATCCCGCAGCCGATCCTCATGTGCGCGTCGAGCCGGTCCGTGATCAGCCCCCGCTGGAGCGAGGACATGCGCCACGCCGACGTCGTGCTCGACGTCGAGCTGCTGGCGCGCCGGGCCGTGCAGCTGGGACCGTGCGTGACCATCGTGCGGATCCGTGGCGGCGTGCACGACCTGACCCTGTCCCCGGAGCCCGTCCGCACTCGGTTCTACGCGGAGATCGACCGCTGGGTCGCCGCGTACGGGTGGGGCTGA
- a CDS encoding zinc-binding dehydrogenase, which translates to MIAAYAARFSDDPVSGLEVGERPAPEARESWSVVDVRAAALNHHDVWTLRGVGIRAERLPMILGTDAAGVTADGREVVVHGVIGGASGHGVGPDEPRSLLSERYPGTLAEQVAVPTWNLVDKPAELSFVEAACLPTAWLTAYRMLFRSGGATPGQRVLVQGAGGGLATAAVLLGAAAGLEMIVTSRSEDRRARALTLGAAAAVEPGARVPRADVVLESVGRATWSHSVRSVRPGGRIVVAGATSGDAEPAELTRIFFQEITVVGTTMGTRDDLQHLLAFLARTGVRPLVDSTFALADARDAVRRMVEGTQFGKIVLEP; encoded by the coding sequence GTGATCGCCGCCTACGCCGCCCGCTTCTCCGACGATCCCGTGAGCGGGCTGGAGGTCGGCGAGCGACCGGCACCGGAGGCGCGCGAGAGCTGGTCGGTGGTCGACGTGCGGGCGGCCGCGCTCAACCACCACGACGTGTGGACCCTGCGCGGCGTCGGAATCCGCGCCGAGCGGCTGCCGATGATCCTGGGCACCGACGCCGCCGGGGTCACCGCGGACGGGCGCGAGGTCGTCGTGCACGGTGTGATCGGCGGGGCGAGCGGGCACGGCGTGGGTCCCGACGAGCCGCGCAGCCTGCTCTCCGAGCGCTACCCCGGCACGCTCGCCGAGCAGGTCGCCGTGCCCACCTGGAACCTCGTCGACAAGCCGGCGGAGCTCTCCTTCGTCGAGGCCGCGTGCCTACCGACGGCCTGGCTCACCGCCTACCGGATGCTGTTCCGCTCGGGCGGCGCGACGCCCGGGCAGCGGGTCCTCGTCCAGGGGGCCGGCGGGGGTCTCGCCACCGCGGCCGTCCTGCTCGGTGCGGCGGCCGGTCTGGAGATGATCGTGACCAGCCGGTCCGAGGACCGGCGGGCCCGCGCGCTGACGCTCGGCGCCGCCGCCGCGGTGGAGCCCGGTGCGCGCGTCCCCCGGGCCGACGTCGTGCTGGAGAGCGTCGGCAGGGCGACCTGGTCGCACTCGGTGCGCTCGGTGCGGCCGGGCGGGCGGATCGTCGTCGCGGGCGCCACGAGCGGCGACGCCGAGCCCGCCGAGCTGACGCGGATCTTCTTCCAGGAGATCACGGTCGTCGGCACGACGATGGGCACGCGCGACGACCTGCAGCACCTGCTCGCGTTCCTGGCGCGCACCGGCGTGCGGCCGCTCGTCGACTCGACGTTCGCGCTGGCCGACGCCCGCGACGCCGTGCGGCGCATGGTCGAGGGCACCCAGTTCGGGAAGATCGTCCTGGAGCCGTGA
- a CDS encoding maleylpyruvate isomerase N-terminal domain-containing protein, whose amino-acid sequence MPSAELADARAALHAQWTLLRSWVTDVVDDDVADDPSVLDGWTVAELVAHLGRAMEALAVCVPLPDGTVPLTLGEYVGTYADRAADIAQTTRALAVEIADDPLGQVDARALAALERLDELGPDDLVVQARRGPVLLSTMAVSRVLELVVHADDLARSVPRGSDPVDPGALQLVADALLEIVVARGGWSLEVADPRTWVRLAAGRQPYDVDELAVALHPRYTSDAVPDLGRMLPIL is encoded by the coding sequence ATGCCCTCCGCCGAGCTCGCCGACGCCCGCGCCGCCCTGCACGCCCAGTGGACGCTGCTGCGGTCCTGGGTGACCGACGTGGTCGACGACGACGTCGCGGACGATCCCTCCGTGCTGGACGGCTGGACGGTGGCCGAGCTGGTCGCGCACCTGGGCCGCGCGATGGAGGCGCTCGCCGTCTGCGTCCCGCTGCCGGACGGCACCGTCCCGCTGACGCTCGGCGAGTACGTGGGCACGTACGCCGACCGGGCGGCGGACATCGCGCAGACCACGCGGGCGCTGGCCGTCGAGATCGCGGACGACCCGCTGGGACAGGTCGACGCGCGGGCCCTCGCCGCGCTCGAGCGGCTCGACGAGCTGGGTCCCGACGACCTCGTCGTGCAGGCACGCCGCGGCCCCGTGCTGCTCAGCACGATGGCCGTCTCGCGCGTGCTCGAGCTCGTCGTGCACGCCGACGACCTGGCGAGGTCCGTGCCGCGCGGGTCGGACCCCGTCGACCCGGGCGCCCTGCAGCTCGTCGCCGACGCGCTCCTGGAGATCGTCGTCGCGCGCGGCGGCTGGAGCCTGGAGGTCGCCGACCCCCGCACCTGGGTCCGGCTCGCCGCCGGCCGGCAGCCGTACGACGTCGACGAGCTGGCCGTCGCGCTGCACCCGCGCTACACCTCCGACGCGGTGCCGGACCTCGGGCGGATGCTGCCCATCCTGTAG
- the metX gene encoding homoserine O-acetyltransferase MetX, whose translation MSTPPTPSEPRTGTGGPAARPTRSPDVTLSPARPRTLGSRPPQADQPPVPASAAWRDGDPMGRRQLADLGPLKLESGGRLPAVRLAYETWGELNEDASNAVLVLHALTGDSHVTGEAGDGHPTPGWWSSMVGPGAPIDTDRWFVVAPNVLGGCQGSTGPASPAPDGRPWGSRFPLLTVRDQVAAEIRLSDLLGIDAWALVIGASLGGLRVLEWAAGAPERVESIAAIATAAQTSGDQIAGFHTQLAAIRADPRYRDGDYYDAPDGDGPHAGLGLARQIAHQTYRSAAELDQRFGRIPQGGEQPLEGGRFAVQSYLDHHGDKLSRRFDANTYVVLTRTMITHDLGRDRGGVDAALGSITARALVVAVDSDRLFPPAQSERIAAGIPGAEPLRTIHSAYGHDGFLIEEDVVGAFVHEFLQRSARP comes from the coding sequence ATGAGCACGCCGCCGACGCCGTCGGAGCCCAGGACGGGCACCGGCGGCCCGGCGGCGCGCCCCACGAGGAGCCCCGACGTGACGCTCTCCCCGGCCCGACCGCGCACCCTCGGATCCCGCCCACCGCAGGCCGACCAGCCGCCCGTCCCGGCGAGCGCGGCCTGGCGCGACGGTGACCCGATGGGGCGTCGGCAGCTCGCGGACCTGGGACCGCTCAAGCTGGAGTCCGGCGGCCGGCTGCCGGCCGTGCGCCTGGCGTACGAGACGTGGGGTGAGCTGAACGAGGACGCCAGCAACGCGGTCCTGGTGCTGCACGCGCTCACCGGCGACTCGCACGTCACCGGTGAGGCGGGCGACGGGCACCCGACGCCCGGCTGGTGGTCGTCGATGGTTGGGCCCGGTGCGCCGATCGACACCGACCGTTGGTTCGTCGTCGCCCCCAACGTCCTCGGCGGCTGCCAGGGCTCGACCGGACCCGCCTCCCCCGCGCCCGACGGCCGCCCCTGGGGCAGCCGGTTCCCCCTGCTGACCGTGCGGGACCAGGTCGCCGCGGAGATCCGGCTGTCCGACCTGCTGGGCATCGACGCCTGGGCGCTGGTGATCGGGGCGTCGCTGGGCGGGCTGCGGGTGCTGGAGTGGGCGGCCGGCGCCCCCGAGCGGGTCGAGTCCATCGCCGCGATCGCCACCGCCGCGCAGACGTCCGGGGACCAGATCGCCGGCTTCCACACGCAGCTCGCCGCCATCCGCGCCGACCCGCGCTACCGCGACGGCGACTACTACGACGCGCCCGACGGCGACGGACCGCACGCCGGCCTCGGTCTGGCCCGGCAGATCGCGCACCAGACCTACCGCAGCGCGGCGGAGCTGGACCAGCGGTTCGGCCGCATCCCGCAGGGCGGCGAGCAGCCGCTCGAGGGGGGCCGGTTCGCGGTGCAGTCGTACCTGGACCACCACGGCGACAAGCTGAGCCGCCGCTTCGACGCCAACACCTACGTGGTGCTGACCCGCACGATGATCACGCACGACCTGGGCCGCGACCGCGGCGGGGTCGACGCCGCCCTCGGGTCGATCACCGCGCGCGCGCTCGTCGTCGCGGTGGACTCCGACCGGCTGTTCCCGCCCGCCCAGTCGGAGCGGATCGCGGCGGGGATCCCCGGCGCCGAGCCGCTGCGCACCATCCACTCCGCCTACGGCCACGACGGCTTCCTCATCGAGGAGGACGTGGTGGGCGCGTTCGTGCACGAGTTCCTGCAGCGGAGCGCCCGACCGTAA
- a CDS encoding bifunctional o-acetylhomoserine/o-acetylserine sulfhydrylase: protein MSNESWSFETRQIHAGQSADPATGARALPIYQTTSFVFDSAQQAADRFALKELGPIYTRIGNPTQEVVENRIANLEGGVGALLVASGQAAETLAILNIAEAGDHIVASPSLYGGTYNLLHYTLPKLGIETTFVTDPHDAQAWRDAVRPNTKLFFAETIPNPKADILDIELVAEVAHASGVPLIVDNTVATPYLINPLQWGADIVVHSATKYLGGHGSAIGGAIVDGGSFDFAQHPERFPNYNTPDPSYNGLVFARDLGVGGAFGVNLSFILKARVQLLRDLGSAISPFNAFLIAQGIETLSLRIERHVQNAEKVAAWLEARDDVRTVHYAGLESSPWHAAQLKYSPRGAGAVLAFELDGGTEAGQAFVSALELHSNVANIGDVRSLVIHPASTTHSQLTPEEQALSGVTPGLVRLAVGIEHIDDILADLDAGFRAAKSA, encoded by the coding sequence ATGAGCAACGAGAGCTGGAGCTTCGAGACCCGCCAGATCCACGCCGGCCAGAGCGCCGACCCCGCGACCGGCGCCCGCGCGCTGCCGATCTACCAGACGACGAGCTTCGTGTTCGACTCCGCCCAGCAGGCCGCCGACCGGTTCGCCCTCAAGGAGCTCGGCCCGATCTACACGCGCATCGGCAACCCCACGCAGGAGGTCGTCGAGAACCGCATCGCCAACCTGGAGGGCGGCGTCGGCGCGCTGCTCGTCGCGTCGGGCCAGGCGGCCGAGACGCTCGCGATCCTCAACATCGCGGAGGCCGGCGACCACATCGTGGCCAGCCCGTCCCTGTACGGCGGCACGTACAACCTCCTGCACTACACGCTGCCCAAGCTGGGCATCGAGACCACGTTCGTCACCGACCCGCACGACGCGCAGGCGTGGCGGGACGCGGTCCGCCCGAACACCAAGCTGTTCTTCGCGGAGACGATCCCCAACCCGAAGGCCGACATCCTCGACATCGAGCTCGTCGCCGAGGTCGCGCACGCGTCCGGTGTCCCGCTCATCGTCGACAACACCGTGGCGACGCCGTACCTGATCAACCCGCTGCAGTGGGGCGCCGACATCGTGGTGCACTCCGCGACGAAGTACCTGGGCGGCCACGGCTCCGCGATCGGCGGCGCGATCGTCGACGGCGGCTCGTTCGACTTCGCGCAGCACCCCGAGCGGTTCCCCAACTACAACACCCCGGACCCGTCCTACAACGGTCTGGTGTTCGCGCGGGACCTCGGCGTCGGCGGCGCGTTCGGCGTCAACCTCTCCTTCATCCTCAAGGCGCGCGTGCAGCTGCTGCGCGACCTGGGCTCCGCCATCTCGCCGTTCAACGCGTTCCTCATCGCGCAGGGCATCGAAACGCTGTCGCTGCGGATCGAGCGCCACGTGCAGAACGCCGAGAAGGTCGCCGCGTGGCTCGAGGCGCGCGACGACGTGCGCACCGTGCACTACGCCGGCCTGGAGTCGAGCCCGTGGCACGCCGCCCAGCTGAAGTACTCGCCGCGCGGCGCCGGCGCGGTGCTCGCGTTCGAGCTCGACGGCGGCACCGAGGCCGGCCAGGCGTTCGTGTCGGCGCTCGAGCTGCACTCGAACGTGGCCAACATCGGCGACGTGCGCTCCCTCGTCATCCACCCCGCGTCGACCACGCACAGCCAGCTGACACCCGAGGAGCAGGCGCTGTCCGGGGTGACCCCCGGTCTGGTCCGGCTCGCGGTGGGCATCGAGCACATCGACGACATCCTGGCCGACCTGGACGCCGGCTTCCGCGCCGCGAAGAGTGCCTGA